The genome window CTAAGTTAAGTTTCTTTAGAGAAATGATGTGGACATCTGTTCCATTATTAAAGGAAGGTTATGATTTATTATCCTCTGACGTAACTATTAATATTGATGTATCTAGAGAGTATAGAGAAATGGTTGAAGTAGATGACACAGAGTTTACAGAAAATATTTCTATCACGACTACACCTACTCCATTAAAAGAATTCTTAAATAACTACGATAGATTGTATGCCTATGAGATTACTTCAATTTCTGCGACTGACTCTGTTAAGGTTAATGATGATTGGAGACAAGCCAACAGTTTAGGTGATATGTATTACGTAGATAAAGTGAGTGGAGGAACTCAAAGCTCTCCAGTAAATATGACCGTTTCTTACAAGAAAGTTAATTATCCAAATTACCGTTTTTCTACAGAAGGGATAGCACCTACAGTAATGACTGAAGCAAGTCAAGTAGATTCGGTTATGGATTTAATTAATGTTGTACCTAACCCATACTATGCTTATTCTACTTATGAAGGTGTAGAAAATGGAGGTCAATTAGATACTAGAGTAAGAATTACTAACCTGCCGGATGAATGTGTTATTTCTATATACACCATCAACGGTTCGTTAATCAAACAACTGAATAAAGATAGTGAAGGTTCTGCATCAATCGATTGGGACTTAAAAAATCAAAAAGGTATTCCTATTGCTAGTGGAGCATATATTATAAATGTTAGTGTTCCTAGTATAGGTAAAGAAAGAAATTTAAAATGGTTCGGTGTGTTACGTCCAATTGACTTAGACACCTTTTAATATTTAATTGTAATTAGAAATGATACGATCATTAAAATACTTTGGGGTTTTGCTATTAGCTTGTGCTTTTACAACCAATCTATCAGCTGGAAACCCAGATCGAGTTGGTTCTGCAGGAGCTAGTCAATTATTGATTAACCCTTGGGCAAGGTCTTCTGGTTGGGGCGGTTCAAATATAGCTTCAGTGAGAGGTTTAGAGTCATTGTACGGCAACGTAGCTGGTCTAGCTTTTACGGATAAAACAGAGCTTATATTTTCTCGTTCTTCATGGATTGCTGATGTGCCAATTAATTCTTTTGGTTTCTCACAACGCATGAGTGAGTCATCGGTGTTAGCAGTAGCTATATCTTCTATTTCTTTAGCTGATATTATGATTACTACTGAATTGCTTCCTGATGGAGGTTTAGGTACTTATAGTATATCTGCCACAAACTTAAACGTTGGTTACTCCAAAGCCTTTTCTAACAGTATTTATGGTGGTTTCGTCATGAAAGCTATCATTGAAGGTACGTCGGATGTTACAGCAAGTGGTATAGCCTTAGATGCAGGTATTCAGTACATCACAGGAGAGAATGATCATATAAAATTTGGTATTGCACTAAAAAATGTTGGGCCGACTATGATTTTTGACGGTGATGGTATTTCCTTTAGAGGTCAAGCTCCAGATGGAGAATATACTATGACTTTAGAACAAAGAACTAATGCTTTTGAATTACCTTCCTTGTTGAACATAGGACTAGCGTATGACGTTCCGGTTTTGCCAGATAACCACCGTTTAACAACAGCAGGTACGTTTACTTCAAATTCATTTCAGAATGACCAATTCCGTTTTGGACTGGAGTATTCTTTCAAAGAGTTAGTATCTGTTAGAGGAGGTTATGTATATGAAGATGGTTTGTCCGAAGGTAGTACCGATTTGACAGGTTTATCGGCTGGTTTTACAGTTGAATTACCTTTAAGTGGTGAAACAACATTTGGTGTAGATTATTCCTTACGTGCCGCCGATCATTTTGGATTGTTGAATACCATAGGTGTTCGTATAGATCTATAAATAAAAATAAATTTTGTAATTTAGTAGGGAGAGAAGGCTTTTCTAGTCTTCTCTTTTGAATTTTTTAATACATTGAAAAATGTCTGAAATTGTATATTATACTGAAGAAGGATTGGAAAAACTCAGGAAAGAGTTAGAACATCTGAAAACAACAGAACGACGTAATGTAGCTCGACAAATTTCGGAAGCACGAGACAAAGGTGACCTTTCTGAAAATGCTGAGTACGATGCCGCTAAGGAAGCCCAAGGACTTTTGGAGGCCAAGATTGCTAAAATGGAATCGGAATTCTCTAAAGCTAGAATATTAGATGAATCACAAATTGATGTTTCTAAGGTTTTGATTATGTCTAAGGTAACTATCAAAAATGTCCAAAATGGTGCAACTATGTCTTACGAATTGGTTCCTGAAAGTGAAGCTGACCTCAAATCCAAGAAAATTTCTGTAAGCTCACCTATAGCCAAAGGCTTGTTAGGTAAAGAAGTAGGGGATATTGCTGAAATTCAAGTTCCAAACGGTTTGATGAAATTCGAAATTGTTGATATCAGTCGTTAATGCCATCTATCTTCACCAAAATAGTAAATGGAGAAATTCCTTGTTATAAAGTAGCTGAGAATGATGAGTTTTTGGCATTTCTCGATATTTTCCCATTAGCAAAAGGGCATACATTAGTTATCCCTAAGCGTGAAACGGATTACATTTTTGATATAGAAAGTGACGAATACGCTCGTTTGTGGCAGTTTGCCCAAAAAGTAGCTAAATCACAAAAGAAAGTTATTACTTGTGAGCGTATTGGTGTAGCTGTAATTGGATTAGAAGTCCCTCATGCACACATACACCTTATTCCAATTAATGGGGTTCAAGACATCAATTTTTCTAAACCTAAATTATCTCTTGCTAAAGAAGAAATGCAAGAGATTGCTGATTCTATTGCCGAAGTATTTTAGCCTAATCTATCAGGGTTATCTTTGAGGAAGGAGCTCCAGCCAGAATACGATTTATCGCCACTAATTTTTCCATTTTGAAAATAATGACAAACGGCGGCCGCCAAGCCATCTGAAGCATCCAAATGCTTAGGCATTTCATCAATTTTTAATAGACTTTTTAGCATAGCTGCAACTTGTTCTTTAGAGGCTGTTCCTTGACCAGTAATAGACATTTTTATTTTTTTAGGAGCATATTCAAAAATGGGGATATCCCTGTACAATCCAGCAGCCATAGCGACACCTTGGGCTCTTCCTAGTTTTAGCATAGATTGTACATTTTTGCCAAAGAAAGGTGCTTCTAATGCCATTTCATCGGCTTTATATTCATCTATCAATGCTAATGTTCGCTCAAAAATACGTTTTAGCTTATCGGCATGGCTATTCAATTTGGATAAATGTAAAACCCCCATTGTTATCAATTCCATTTTATTTCCCTTGACGTGTATGAGTCCATAACCCATAATAGTAGTTCCGGGGTCAATACCTAAAATAATTCGGTCTGTTTTACTTTTCAATTTCGTATTATTGTTGCCGATGCAAAGTAGTAAAAAAATAAGTGCTTTTATAAAGCTAAGTATAGTTTGCTTAGCCGTATGGTTTTTGTATCAAAAAGTCTTTTCTAATGAAAGTTATTCGGAAGTTAAAACTCAGTTTTTATCTATTCTAAGCGAGGGGAGTTACATTGAGCTAGTAGTAGTTTTTTTTCTAATGTTTGTCAATTGGTCAATAGATGCTATTAAGTGGCAATTTTTAGTATCTAAGTTGGAGAAAGTTTCTTTTTGGTTGGCTTTAAAAGCTGTTTTTTTAGGAATAACGGTATCCATTTTCACACCCAATAGGGTAGGTGAGTTTGGTGGTCGTGTATTTTGTTTGCAGCAGGCCGATAGAATAAAAGCCGTTTTGGTTACTATTTTTGGAAACATCACTCAATTAGTGACAACCATCATATTTGGAGTTTTAGCATTTCTTTTTTTTAGCTCACAATACACCTATTTATTATTTACAAAAAGTGATTACGGTATTTACATCTTGCTTGTATTATCTGTTGTGGTGCTTACGGTTATAATGTATTTATTGTACAATGTTTCGCAATTATCATCACTATTTTCTAAATGGAAGTTTTTAGAAAAATATAAATCTTACGCTCCAGTATTTTCTTTGTTTTCATTAAAAGATATTTCAAAGGTTTTGTTTTTGAGTATGCTTAGGTATGGTGTGTATTCTTTTCAATTCTATTTACTTATAAGGTTTGTCAATATTGAAATCAACCTTTTGCAGTCTTTGACAATGAGTGCCCTCACTTTTTTAAGTATGTCTATCATACCAACTATCGCTTTAACGGAACTTGGTGTTCGTGGTTCGGTAGCTATTTATTTCTTTGGTTTCTTGTCATCAAATGCCATAGGGATAATGACGGCGTCTTTTGCATTATGGATTATTAACTTGGTAGTACCTGCAATAATTGGCGTCTTCTTTGTCTATCAACTCAAATTTTTTAGAAAATGATGGAAGTGCTACTGATTTTCATTGTTTTGATTTACTCCTATCAAATTTATCTTTTTTATAAAGGTTGGCATAATCTAGAGCCTTTCGAAAGCGATGTCAGTACTAAGGTATCTGTTGTTATAGCTCTAAGAAATGAAGAAGAAAACATTCCTTTTTTGTTAGAAGACTTATCCAAACAAGACTATTCATCTGACTGTTTGGAGTTCATATTAGTTGACGATTTTTCTGACGACAATTCCTATGACATACTCAAGCAGTCCAATTTACCTTTAAAGGTATTGCGTTCCAAAGAAGAAGGCAAGAAAGCGGCTATCAGTAGTGGTGTAGCCGTAGCTCAATACGATATTATTTTGACAACCGATGCCGATTGCCGTTTGTCTTCTAATTGGGTGAAACAGATGATAGCACCCTTTAGCGATGATAGTATCCACTTAGTTTCTGGCCCTGTATCTTACACCAATTTAAATACAGTATTTGATAAGTTTCAAGCTATAGAATTTATGAGTTTGATTGGTTCAGGTGCTGGAGCAATTGGCGCAAACAAAGCCTTTATGTGCAATGGGGCTAACATGGCTTTTCGTAAATCCATTTTTGCAGATACTAAAGGACACATAGCCTCTGGTGATGATGTTTTTCTATTGCATCACGTAAAAAAATCTAGAGCTAAAATTGTCTTTGTTAAGGAGCAATCAGCTATAGTGTTTACAAGCCCCAAGGCAAGTCTAAAAGCCTTTTTCAACCAGAGAAAACGTTGGGCAGCCAAAAGCTCGTCTTATACAGATGCTACTGCCCAGTGGATAAGTGCTGTGGTTTTTCTAATCAATTTAGCACTGATATTGCTTTTGTTTTCGGCTAAATTTAATTTGTTTTTAGTTGTATTCTTCACTAAACTCATTGTTGACTATCTTTTTGTCAAGTCCTTGTCTCGATTTTTCTTTTATGAAAAATACTTATCTTACTATTGGTTTATGGCTTTTTTGTATCCTTTTTATATTGTTTGGGTAGCAGTCAGCTCACAGTTTAGTTCCTTTGAATGGAAAGAAAGAAAACACCAACGATGAATAGTTTATCTCAAATAGCTTGGTCTAAATTTAAAAAAGACCTTTTGGGAGTTACGGCTTTGTGTGCTATTATTTTAGCAGTTGTGGTAAGTATTTTTGGGTATCATATTTTTCCTGATTCTACACCTTATGCCAACCAAATGCACTTGGAACTTTCCAAGCAATCACCTGGCTTTGAAGTTGATATTATTTTATTAGCTAAAGATGATGTAGAGCAAATTGGTTTTTTTGAAAAAATGATTTTTGGTCAAGAAAATCCTTACAAGGAAATTCCTATTTCTGAATTTAAGGAAGTGAATGGTATATTGTACTATACTGCTTTTGGAACCAATTATGAACAAGTATTAGAGAGTGAGGATTATAGCCTAATAAAACGCAACTATATCCTTGGTACAGATTCTTTTGGTAGAGATTTGCTAAGTCGTATTTTATGTGGTACTCGAGTAAGTCTGTCGGTAGGTTTTATTGCAGTTTTAATCTCTTTAGTGATTGGCATAACCTTAGGAGCTATGGCGGCTTATTTTAGAGGCAAGGTAGATGCCGTTATAATGTGGTTAGTCAATGTTGTCTGGTCCATTCCTACTTTATTGATGGTTATAGCTATTTCTTTAGCCTTAGGCAAAGGCTTTTGGCAAGTCTTTGTAGCTGTCGGACTGACTATGTGGGTGGAGGTAGCTCGTATAGTTAGGGGTGAGGTCTTGAGTATCAGAGAGAAAGAATACGTAGAAGCGGCTCAATCCTTAGGCTTTGGACATTTTAGGATAATCTTTAAGCACATATTGCCCAATGTGATGGGCGCAGTAATTGTCATCTCGGCTGCTAATTTTGCTTCTGCTATACTCATAGAATCGGGACTCAGCTTTTTAGGTATTGGTGCACAGCCCCCTATGCCATCTTGGGGAACAATGATAAAAGACCATTATGCCTATATCGTAATGGGAAAATCATACTTAGCTATTTTTCCAGGTTTAGCTATTATGTATTTGGTGTTGTCTTTTGTTTTGGTGGGTAATGCCCTAAGAGATGCTCTTGATGTTCGTCATTAGAACAGTAAAAGACCAAGTACAAATATTAAGCCCCCAACCAATAATAAAAGTAAACTGTAAGGTAAAATATCTTTTGCTTTTAAGCCTGTAATCCCTAGCAATGGCAATGCCCAAAACGGTTGTAACATATTAGTGAGTTGGTCGCCATAAGCTAGTGCCATTACGGCTTTCCAATAGGGTACATTGAGCTGACTAGCGGCTTCAATAATAATGGGTCCTTGCACTCCCCACTGACCACCTCCGCTAGGAACAAAAACATTAACTATTCCTGCGCTTATAAAGGCAAAGATCGGGAAGGTGGTAGCGTTGGATATACTGACAAAGAAATCGGAAAATACACCAACTAAACCTGAACTATTCATAATGCTCATAATACCAAAATATAAAGGAAACTGTATGAGGATTCCACTCGCTCCACCAATAGCTTGATTAACACCTTTTAGAAAGTGATTAAAATTCTTGTGCAACAGTATGCCTAAGCCCAACAAAAACAGATTGATGAAGTTTGGAGTAATAAAAGAAAGGGACAGTTGATGTGGTAAAATTAGGGCTTTGTATAGGCAGTACAAGATTATAATACCTCCAAAGACATAGGCTAGAATGTTAGAATGGTCTAGGCGTTCAGCACCTTGTATTTCTTGATGTTCATCTTCAATAGGTACTGAGCTTAATTGGATGATTTTAGACTCGCTTTTTTTACCGAGCAGATACATTAGACACGGTAAGACTATCAGTAACACTAGACTAATGCT of Flavobacteriales bacterium contains these proteins:
- a CDS encoding ABC transporter permease — encoded protein: MERKKTPTMNSLSQIAWSKFKKDLLGVTALCAIILAVVVSIFGYHIFPDSTPYANQMHLELSKQSPGFEVDIILLAKDDVEQIGFFEKMIFGQENPYKEIPISEFKEVNGILYYTAFGTNYEQVLESEDYSLIKRNYILGTDSFGRDLLSRILCGTRVSLSVGFIAVLISLVIGITLGAMAAYFRGKVDAVIMWLVNVVWSIPTLLMVIAISLALGKGFWQVFVAVGLTMWVEVARIVRGEVLSIREKEYVEAAQSLGFGHFRIIFKHILPNVMGAVIVISAANFASAILIESGLSFLGIGAQPPMPSWGTMIKDHYAYIVMGKSYLAIFPGLAIMYLVLSFVLVGNALRDALDVRH
- a CDS encoding PorV/PorQ family protein encodes the protein MIRSLKYFGVLLLACAFTTNLSAGNPDRVGSAGASQLLINPWARSSGWGGSNIASVRGLESLYGNVAGLAFTDKTELIFSRSSWIADVPINSFGFSQRMSESSVLAVAISSISLADIMITTELLPDGGLGTYSISATNLNVGYSKAFSNSIYGGFVMKAIIEGTSDVTASGIALDAGIQYITGENDHIKFGIALKNVGPTMIFDGDGISFRGQAPDGEYTMTLEQRTNAFELPSLLNIGLAYDVPVLPDNHRLTTAGTFTSNSFQNDQFRFGLEYSFKELVSVRGGYVYEDGLSEGSTDLTGLSAGFTVELPLSGETTFGVDYSLRAADHFGLLNTIGVRIDL
- the greA gene encoding transcription elongation factor GreA, whose amino-acid sequence is MSEIVYYTEEGLEKLRKELEHLKTTERRNVARQISEARDKGDLSENAEYDAAKEAQGLLEAKIAKMESEFSKARILDESQIDVSKVLIMSKVTIKNVQNGATMSYELVPESEADLKSKKISVSSPIAKGLLGKEVGDIAEIQVPNGLMKFEIVDISR
- a CDS encoding short-chain fatty acid transporter; translated protein: MSARLIRVFKALLPAPFTIAVVLTLVTFVLAYFLSPNQETPLSLLNYWEKGLWNSPLLVFAVQMMLMLVLGHVLALTKTISHWIDKATLFCSNTAQAAAWVTLLTLLVSFFNWGLGLVFGAIFARKVGEHATKNNIPLNYPLIGAAGYSGLMVWHGGISGSAPIKIAEKGHFLEEKMGVISQSETIFSSMNISISLVLLIVLPCLMYLLGKKSESKIIQLSSVPIEDEHQEIQGAERLDHSNILAYVFGGIIILYCLYKALILPHQLSLSFITPNFINLFLLGLGILLHKNFNHFLKGVNQAIGGASGILIQFPLYFGIMSIMNSSGLVGVFSDFFVSISNATTFPIFAFISAGIVNVFVPSGGGQWGVQGPIIIEAASQLNVPYWKAVMALAYGDQLTNMLQPFWALPLLGITGLKAKDILPYSLLLLLVGGLIFVLGLLLF
- a CDS encoding glycosyltransferase, which gives rise to MMEVLLIFIVLIYSYQIYLFYKGWHNLEPFESDVSTKVSVVIALRNEEENIPFLLEDLSKQDYSSDCLEFILVDDFSDDNSYDILKQSNLPLKVLRSKEEGKKAAISSGVAVAQYDIILTTDADCRLSSNWVKQMIAPFSDDSIHLVSGPVSYTNLNTVFDKFQAIEFMSLIGSGAGAIGANKAFMCNGANMAFRKSIFADTKGHIASGDDVFLLHHVKKSRAKIVFVKEQSAIVFTSPKASLKAFFNQRKRWAAKSSSYTDATAQWISAVVFLINLALILLLFSAKFNLFLVVFFTKLIVDYLFVKSLSRFFFYEKYLSYYWFMAFLYPFYIVWVAVSSQFSSFEWKERKHQR
- a CDS encoding HIT domain-containing protein — its product is MPSIFTKIVNGEIPCYKVAENDEFLAFLDIFPLAKGHTLVIPKRETDYIFDIESDEYARLWQFAQKVAKSQKKVITCERIGVAVIGLEVPHAHIHLIPINGVQDINFSKPKLSLAKEEMQEIADSIAEVF
- a CDS encoding flippase-like domain-containing protein; translated protein: MQSSKKISAFIKLSIVCLAVWFLYQKVFSNESYSEVKTQFLSILSEGSYIELVVVFFLMFVNWSIDAIKWQFLVSKLEKVSFWLALKAVFLGITVSIFTPNRVGEFGGRVFCLQQADRIKAVLVTIFGNITQLVTTIIFGVLAFLFFSSQYTYLLFTKSDYGIYILLVLSVVVLTVIMYLLYNVSQLSSLFSKWKFLEKYKSYAPVFSLFSLKDISKVLFLSMLRYGVYSFQFYLLIRFVNIEINLLQSLTMSALTFLSMSIIPTIALTELGVRGSVAIYFFGFLSSNAIGIMTASFALWIINLVVPAIIGVFFVYQLKFFRK
- the ruvC gene encoding crossover junction endodeoxyribonuclease RuvC, which encodes MGYGLIHVKGNKMELITMGVLHLSKLNSHADKLKRIFERTLALIDEYKADEMALEAPFFGKNVQSMLKLGRAQGVAMAAGLYRDIPIFEYAPKKIKMSITGQGTASKEQVAAMLKSLLKIDEMPKHLDASDGLAAAVCHYFQNGKISGDKSYSGWSSFLKDNPDRLG